CAACGATGATGGCGGAAATACTTTTCTGGGCGGATGCCACATCCTCGATGCTATGACCGTCCTTGGTTTTACCCAGCATCATACGGACGCCCCTTAACCCATCGATTTTGTAGTTCTCTTCGGGCCAGTGTTTTTCGGCGAGGATTTTGCCATTTAACAGAATAAGTAAACCGGACGATTTCTGTTCGCCGACAGCGGTAATCAACTCTTCCAGTTTGTCAGTATCCCATCCCGCTTTAGCAGGGTCTATGGTTTCCCATGCCTCGTTCTTAGTTGGGAAATATATGGATTCTTTCGCCAGAAGAAACGGAGCAGATAGCAATAGTGCTGTGAATAGTTGAATGGGAGTAGATAATTTTAATGAGAAGTGCATCTTTTAGGGTAATGGTTGCGTATTAGTAGACCAATGAAATTTGAACAGAGAGCTGTTGGAATGATCGTGTGGTTATATCGGTGTATTTCAAGAGATAAGCGGTTTAAAGATTGAGCCAATTGAGAACTAGAACTAAACAACAATAAATCCGATGAAACGTATACTGCTTTTAGGAATCCTGATTTTCATTTCTCAAACTTTGAGTGCGGAAGTGATTCTTAATTTTGGTGACCCGGAAGAGTTTAAGGACTTTGAGTATGCTCAGACCCGACGAACCATTTCGACCGAGTTTTTTAGTAAGGAGATTATTCGAGAGCTTCAGCGTTCGCTTGAGAAATCGTTTTCTGAGGGAGCTGTCCTTACGCTGGATTTTCAGGATATAGATTTAGCCGGTCACTTCGAGCCTTGGCAGCCTACTCCTCTCGATGATGTGCGGATATTTAAAGACCGTTATCCTCCCAGCGCCCAGTTTTCTTATCGGCTGGTTGATAAGAACGGTGTTGTTTTAGCTGAAGGAAATAAAGAGCTTCGCTATCTGGGCTTCCAGGATGGAGGTTCCAGGCGAACCGGAGCAACGGATACGTTTTATTACGAACGGCGGATGCTGGAACGGTGGATTAGGTCGGAGCTGAAGAAGGAAGTTGAAGGCGACTATTGAGTTTTTGATGCGACCACTTTGCGGCCCAAGACCACAGTGAGAATTCCACCGAGAATGAGAATCGACGCGATAAGGAGTCGGGACGTGATAATCTCAGAGATAAAGACTACACCTCCCAAGGCTGCAATAACCGGTACGAGGAGTTGAACGACTCCGGCTTGAGTTGGTGATAGTCCACGTAAAGCGGTGTACCAAATCGTATAGCCGACTCCAGATGCAATACCACCCGACAAACAGGCCAGTAAAATTCCTTGAGCAGTGAAACTCAGCAATTGAAGTGAAAGCAGTCCCACGACCAGTATCATGGGTAAGGTCCGGATAAAATTGTAGCCTGTATCCTGGAGTGGATTTTTCGATCCTCTTCCGTTTAAGGTATAGAGCCCCCAGGCGACACCCGCCAGGGTCATGAGTATAAAGCCCGGTAGAGAGGGCGACGCGATGTTTGGGAGCACCAAATAAACAAATCCGAAAAATGAAACGACGACCCCTACCCATTCCGTTGGATGTAACCGGCTTCCTGATACAAGAGAAACGAAGATAATTGTAATCTGAGTCCACCCAAAGAGAATGAGAGCTCCAGTACCGGTTTCCAGGCGAATGTAAGCAAAGGAGAAGGTGATAGCGTAAAGAAACAGCATAGACGCTCCCCACCAGGAACCTTTCGAAGTTAGGGATTGGTAGTCGTTTCTTTGGAATTGTAAAATGAGGAACAACGTCAACGCGCCCGATGCTAAGCGGACAATCGTGAAACCAGATGCGTCGATCGCTTCGGCACCCAGGGCCATACGACATAGCACGGAGTTGGCAGCGAATGCGATGAGTGCCAGGGCTGTGCAAGTGAAGGTTTTTAGAACTCCTTGTGACATGGGGTCGAATGGGGTGGGCATCGGCTAGGTCAAAATGTACCCTATTTCATGTATTTGTCCACAAAGGGTAGCACGGCAGCATAGGCCCTAGCAATTTCTTCAGGGTCGCCATCCTTTAGGCCGTGTTCGGCGTTCTGAATACTGATGAGCTTGTGATCTACGCTGTGTTGCCTGAATTGCTCGGCCATCATGACGGACTGCTCGTAAGGAACGTCGGTGTCGTTGGTGCCATGGATGAGTAGGGTAGGCGGATAGTTACTGGTCACGTTCTTGACTGCCATGAATGGATAAAACTTCTCTGGTTCTGTGTGAGGATCCCATCCGGATACCAGTTTGGGCCATAGACCTTGTTGGCGTGAATATTGATAAAAGCGTCCTCCGTTTCCTTCACGATCCTCGGAGTTGGCAACTACCGGACCATGGGGAATATCTGCTACTTCTCCCCAGGAAATCTTCTCGCGGTTATGGCGGGCATGCGGACTCGGCGTACTGTACCAATCGCCAATCAAATCCCCGTAGCCGTAGAAGCTGACAAGCACGGTTGGTGGTGGATCGACGCGAAAACCGGATGTAAGTGTGAGGCATCCGCCAGCAGAACCTCCTGCCACAGCGATCTTGGAGGTATCTACATGGAAGAGTCGTGGTCCATCCTTGCGTAGCCATTTAAAAGCATCCTCCAGATCTTCAATGATGTGGGGCAGCTTGGTTTCCGGGGCCAGCCTGTAGTCAATTGACACAATGGCGTACCCGGCACCAAGAAAAGTTTCCAAAACGGGCTTGCTGACACTTTGTCGACCACCATTAATTATAGCACCACCGTGAATCCAAACGAGCACCGGTCGAATGACCTCGTCGTCCTCTCGATGCACATCGGCTTTGATTTCAAGGTCTCCTACCGTCTTGTAAGTGTAGGTTTCTGTTTTGATGTTTGCTACTACACTTCCAGCCATCGTAAGCATGGTTAGAAATAGACTGAGTGTGGTGAATTTCACGGTAATTTGTTGATGGAGTCTAGAGGTTCAGACAGTCACCGGCGGAAGCCGTACTCGAGTGTATAATACTCGATCTCCAAATGAGAAAGGGGCTCTTTGAGTTTGGCCAGTTCCTCAGCCGGACCATGGATTTCCAGTTTGGTTAGTTCTGCAAACCCCAGCACTTCACCGAGAAGTTCACCCACATTGCCGAAGTGCGCCAGCACACCTTCGGCATCGGCATAACCTTCGCGGCAGTGCGCTTGGTTTCCTTTGAATGAAAATCCATAATGAAGCACCTTCTCCTCAGTTTGAGTCATTTCCACGAACCGGTCGCAGTATCCTTTGAACCGTGGAAGGGTTTCGTCGCTAAGTTGAAAGTAGGGGACGATAGTGCAACAAGTGTCTGTTGTGGCCATAGGTATTGTTTCTATTTTTGGGTTAAACCGTTGTTAATGAAATTGTAGATGCGGTTGCCGGTGTTTTCTATTTCCCAGTCGATGCCGTGACCCGCGCCGGGCACCACTACCAGCTCGTGGGGGATCCCCAATTCTCTCAAGTGAATGGACCATTGAAGATTGCCCACGTAATTGTCGTCTTTGTTTCCAATCACTACCATGAGGTTCACGGGAGGGGCATTCCGACTTGCTGCTTAAACTCGGGCGATATTGAAGGCATTGTTTTCTCCATCAGGAATGGTGAGGTATTCGCTTTCTACCCCGTTGTTTTCGTCGATGACTTTTTCGTATTGGTGGCCCGATGCCATGGCTACTGCTGTACCGAATAGCTCGGGATGACTAAAAATATACCGGCTTGTACCGCGACCACCTTGGGAACTGCCCATGATCACTCGCCCGGATCGGTCGGCTATGGTCGGGTAGGTTTTGTCCAGGTGCTCGATTAGCTCCATGAACGCAGACACGCCTTTGTACTCATGAAATTCGTAGTGGCTGAGTTTGCCTCCGTTCACACCGATCATAAATGCTGCCGGATAGTCCTCCGATTTAAGGAAGCCCATCATATTGTTGAAGCCACCTTTTGACTTTACTTCACTTCCTGGCCGACCTCCGTGTAAAAAGTAAATGACCGGGTAGCGCTTGCCTCTGTTCTCCGGCGCATCATAGCCGCGAGGAAGGCGCATATAAAATCCCACATCCGCATGGTTCGCCTTCGAATGAAAAGTCATGTGGATCAGCGTAGGATGCATTTGCTCCGGCGCTTCGTTGATCCACTGAAAGGATTCGAACCCTTTCCACCAACTGGGTTCTTCTTGTGCGAAAAGGTTCAGCGTTGAAAAGAGGCTGAGGAAAATTTGGGCAACGTATTTGGATTTCATATGGGATAGAGTGAGGCTAAGCAAACAGCGCTATCAGGGTGCAAACGATGACAACCAGGATGATAAATAGAAAATGTATGCGCATCAGTCCCGACTTGCGGTGGGCTTCCAGGTCTTTCACCTGACCGCCGAAACCTGTCCAGGCATAGCGTAACCAGAAAAGCGCACCGAGGGCCATGAAGGCGCAGAAGATTTTTACTCCAATAGGCATTAAGGGAAGGCTGAAGGTTGGAGGAAGTTTTGTGAAGGTTTAATTCAGGCTGCTAAACGGATGAGTGCAATGGAGGGTATATTTTTTCTTGGATGTAATTCGAAGGAGAGGAGAGATGCTTCCGGATTGTGGATTGCACCCATCCGTTTAGCAGCCCGAAGTATGAACAGGTCGAAAGTCGTAGGTGCTCTGTTCGTGGAGTGTATTAACTGTAGGAGAGGAGCTTGCTCCCGAATCGCCTTGTCCAAGAAATATCAAATCTGGAGCAAGCTCCCTTCCTACATTTAGATTTCTCAATTGTAGCCAAGGTCGTAAGACTATGGAAGCATAGAAGGCAGGAATGAGAAATTCAATGGTGTCATCCGCCTTCGGAGACTACGGCGAGACATGCTCACCATTGCTACATTCCTTAGAAGTCCGTTTTCCTTTAAATGGAAAGTTGTGTATAAGGCTCTGGCTTTACGCCCCCATTTATTGAGAGATTTTTGAGTGATCGCGGGATTAACCCGCTCCGGCAATTTCTCTATTGAGGCGCCTCGATTCTTCGCCCAATGATTTTAGTATGAAGAAACTTTTACCCCTGTTGGTTGCCCTTTGTTCAATTTCAGCACTGTCCGCTCAGGATACGCTGAATTTTTCCACTATTGGCGAGGTGAAGCGAATGGATCCGCGGTTTGATAAGTTGGTGCCAAAAGGGGCAAAGATTGAAGTGCTCAGTTCTGGTTTCTTTTGGTCTGAAGGTCCTGCCTGGGATAGGGAAAACGACCGTCTTCTGTTTTCAGATGTACATCGAAACCGTATTATTCAATGGAAAGAGGGAGTGGGTCAGAGTATATTTATGGAGCCTTCTGGCTACACGGGAGTCGTGCCTCATCCTGGTGGCAAGGGTAGTAATGGGCTCACTTACGATAACGATGGAAATCTACTGATCTGTGAGCATGGCGACAGGCGTATTTCCATGCTAACCAAGGGCGGGGGAAAGCGGACGGTAGTTGATAATTATCAGGGTAAACGATTGAATAGTCCCAACGACTTGTGTGTAGCCTCGAATGGGGATATCTACTTTACAGATCCTGCTTACGGGTTGCCCAAAGGGTGGGATGATCCGATGAAGGAATTGGACTTTAGCGGCGTTTATCTGCTTCGAAAATCCGGTGAGCTGGTGCTCTTGGTGAGTAATTTGCGGGCGCCTAATGGCGTTTGTCTTTCTCCGGATGAGAAGACCCTGTACATTGGCAATGCCAATATTGAATGGATGGGTTACATGGCGTACCCGGTCCGGGAAGACGGAACCGTTGGAACCGGAAGGAAATTATACGATGCTACTGCGGATGGCAAAAAACAGAAGGGCGGTCCCGATGGCATGCGTGTCGACACGCATGGAAATTTATGGGCAACCGGTCCAGGTGGTGTCTATGTTTTTTCACCCGAAGGCGATGTTCTGGGTAAGATCGAAACCGGAGAAAGAATTGGCAATTGCACCTTTGGTGAAGATGGCAGCGTGTTGTATATGACCAGCGATATGTATCTGTGCCGTATTCAGACTTCTGTGGCAGGATCCGGGTTCTAGTTTTCACTTCAAATTAATAAAAAAGCCTCCCCGGAATGGGGAGGCTTTTTCGTGAAAAATATTGAACTTTTAAACAACCGCAGGAACAGAAAATTTGCTCCGGTAATTGTCTTTGATCATTGAGTTGGCCGCTTTGGCCAAGTCGTTGTTTCCTTTGAACATTTCTTTGTTGGCATCGAAACGAAGTTTGCGACCCATGGTCCATTTTTCGGAATTGAAATTCACTTTCCAGTCACCGAGGTGTTTGTTAAACCGCTCGTAGGTTTCCTGCAATGTGTCGTCCTTACTTGCGAAGGTTTCGACGCGTTTTGCTGCTACTTCCTCGCCTGCACGGTAAGAAATGTTGCACATGTGAGGTAGAACACTCGATCTGTAACCTGTTTCAATGGGGCAACGTAGTGAATCCTGTTTCCGAGAATTTACGGCCCGAATGAAATTTGGATAGTGGTCGAACCCAGCATCACCTTTCCATGTTTTGACCTTTTTGTTATCCGCGTCGTAGATGGATCCTCCACCTCGTCCTCCGCGGAATTCTCCACCTTCACAAGTGACAATGATCCCGATTCGGTGACCTTTGTAACTAGTGGCCGCCGGAGTCTCCGGGTTGATGTAAAGATCGCGCACTTCGAAGAGCACTGGAACATCATCAAACTTAAGAGAAGCGATTTGCATGTTTGGCGTTTGGCCAGCATCCTGCCAACCCCAACGTCCGCCGAAGCTGGTAACTTCACTTGGATGATCGGGATCACCGAGTACCCAACGAATCAAATCGAATTCATGGGGTCCCTGGTTGCCGATGTCACCGTTTCCGGTGTTCCAGCTCCAGTGCCAGTCATAATGCAGATTGTCGCGGTAAATAGGTTCGTCCTTGGCTGGGCCAAGCCATAGATCGTAGTCAACATTCTTGCCAGGAACCAGCGGGGTGCTGCGTTTGCCAATTCCCGTCCGGTTTTTGTAGCATAGGCCTCGGACTAATTGGATTTTCCCAAAATTACCGGCCATGATTTCCGGAAATGCTTCCACCAGACCGTCGTCAGAGCGGTTTTGTAGTCCGGATTGGACAATGCGACCGTATTTCTTTTGTGCCTCAATGATGCGTCGACCTTCCCAGATATTGTGACAAACCGGTTTTTCGCAATAGACATCTTTTCCAGCCTGGCAGCCTTGGATGGCCATGAGTGAGTGCCAATGGTTGGGAGTGGTGATAGTGATGGCATCGATATTTGGATCGTCCAGCACTTTGCGGTAGTCCTGCACTTGCTGGACCTTCACGCCATGTTTTTCTTCGATTTCAGCTGCGCGCTTGGCCATCACTTCGGTATCAACGTCGCAGATGGTTACCAGGCGGGCGCCATCGGTGCGGAATACGTCTTCGATGCCGGATTTTCCTTTTCCGTTAAGTCCGATTACGGCGACACGAATATCTTCACTGGCTGCATAAGCTCTTGAGGAACCAATGTAGAATGCGCTCGCTGCGAGTGCGGATGTTTTGATGAAGGTTCTTCTTTTCATTGGGTAATTGATATAGGGTTAAACTAATTGTGGAACCGCGAATGCTTTGCGGAGGTTGTTTTAATTGTTAATAGTTCTTTGTTACAAGGAGTATAGTAATTGAGAAAAACTTAGAACAGCACTCTGATGTAAGTTTTGCAAAATATAAAGCCAATTTCAAACACGAGTAAGATTATTTCCCAAATATGTCTTAAATAGGGTGAACATTTCGGGTTAGGCTTGATGATGATTATTTTGTGTGAACTGTTGTTTTCTTCGTTGATGACCACATTCGCACCTTAATATTTTCCGGTTTTTAGTTTATCGGCATCCTATTCAAGCAATTCCTCATGGATACTCACAACTTGCTGCTCAGCGAGCTAAAAGCTATTGGTTTGGCCACACTTAATGTTGATTTAGAGGAAGAAGTGGGTCCGGTAAGCTTGACTGCAGCGCAGCTCAAGAGCGCGTTGAAAGCTGCTTATGAAGCCGGAGCAAATAACGATAATCCAAAATCGATGATGCAGGATCAACAGTTTGATTCCTCTCAATTGTTCTGGCGATTGATGGAGTCGCTTCCGGATCACGTCTATTTTAAGGATCTGCAGAGCCGCTTCGTTTGTATTAATCGAGCTTTGGCCGAGTTCTTCGGGTTAGATAGTCCTGAAGATGCGGTGGGCATGTCCGATTTTGACATGTTTCAAGAACGCTTTGCTCAGGTAAAATTTGATGGTGAGCAGGAAATTATCCATTCTGGGGAAGGTTGGAATTTTCGCGAGGAGCGGGATCTTCAAAGTGACGGAAGTGAAAAGTGGGTTATTACAACCAAGCTTCCGCTTAAGGATGTATCTGGAACCATCATCGGGACTTTCGGGCTTTCCCGGGACATCACTGAAAGTAAATACGTCGAACTTGAACTGGATCGGCAACGCCTGCTACTGCAGACGATTGTGCAGATTCTGCCCTGTCGGGTTTTTGTCCGCGATCGAGATCAACGTTTCCTGATGGTGAATGAAGAATATCGGAAAGGACTGGGCATTCAGGAAAATGAAGCGCTTATAGGAAAGACCGTCACCGAACTGCGACCTGGCCCAAAAGCTGAGGCGCTTGAGGCTTCTGACAGAAAGATCGTTGAGACCGGGTCGCCGATTTACAATCAGATCGATTATGATCAGAGCCTTATGGCCGATAAACGATGGATACTTAGTTCTAAAGTTCCCTTGTTAAGCGCTGATGGTGAGGTTGAAGGAATTGTTGGAATGACTTTGGATATTTCCGAGCAAAAAGAAGCTGAAGAAAAAGCCCGTCAGGCGAATGCTCGACTTCAAGAGCAAAACAAGCAGTTTGAATCAGAGCTCCTCGTTGCCCGCCAATTGCAAGAAGCACTTATGTCGACCGGGTTTGATGATGAAGGAATGTTTCTGGCTTCAGGTGACAAATGGTCCATGGAGGCCAGTTATATTTATTCACCCAGTCATCACCTGGCGGGAGATTTCTTTTACATAATCCCAATCGCTGACGATAAAATTGGTATACTTGTGTGTGATGTGTTGGGCCATGGGGTGAGGGCTTCTCTTGTTACAATGCTTATTCGAGGATTACTGTTGGAAATCCCAACCTCCTTGTCGAATCCAGCCCGTGTGCTAAGTCACTTAAATAAAAAAATTATTCCCTTGGCCGAAAGCAAAGACTTCCCGCGCTTTGTTACGGCGGTTTACACGGTGTTCAATCTGAAAAAGGGGGTAATTTCCATTGCCAATGCCGGTCATCCGGAGCCTCTATGGTATGTTCGGGATGAGAATGGTAACCATTTTGAAGGGTGCCCTGTTCGCGAAATGGGACCGGCTCTGGGAATGTTTGCTGATGAGAAGTATATGAGTACGCGGCATAAACTGGATCAGATGACTGAGCTTCTTTTTTACACGGACGGACTCACAGAGCAGAAGCAGTGTGATGGTGAGGATTGGGGAGTTGAGAATCTTGTGAAAACGGTTGAGCGGGTTAAGGACCTTCCGCTGAATGAACAATTAAAGCAAGTGACCGAAGAAGTGCACTCGGTTTGCGAATCAGAACATTTCGATGATGATGTGTGTTTGGTGGCTGTGAGGATAGAACCAGCTCAACAAAATAGATCCTGACCTAACGATTAACGTCAGAAAGGTTGCCCAGGGTGCAGATGGCTGAGGTGTAATCGCCCAGGTAATCAAAATCCTTAAAAGTCCAAACTACTTTTTTGTCGCGCGTTACCTCGAGGAGTTGTGGGTAATCTTCCGTGCCGTAGGTATTTCCAATGATGAAGTTTCCTTTGGGTAGCTCCTCCAATTGCTTAGTCATCGCGAAAACCATGTTGGGGAGATCGCCCGGCATAATGGACCATACAATTTCTCCTGCCGGGTTCACCTCGATCACAGAATGTTGATCCCCTGTAGCGATGAGGGTATTTCCGTTCCTTAAGCGAATGGCATTATTGATCTTGTTTCCCCACGCCTCGGGGCCGTGGCCACCGCGTGGCGGTTTCCCCTGCATGGATAACTCGTAGGTCCAAATGACCTTTCCTTTCGGAGTATACTCCCGGACCTTGCCGTCGCCTTCATGTGCGACTAAATAGTTTCCGTTGTCCAGTTTGTGAACCCGCCGCGTGTCGCGATGAAAATCGGGTTTATCGAGTTTGAGTTTTATCTCCTGTTTAATGCGTCCTTGTTTATCGACTTCTATGATACGGCCAGAGCCACACTCTGCGATCATGGTCAAACCATTGGATAAACGGAGAGCGGCGTGCACTTCTATCTCCTTCCCCTCATTGCCATTCATTTTGGCTGTGTCATAGGACCACACGATGTTTCCGCTTTGGTTCAATTCGATGATGTTTGTCCAGGAGTCTTGTGTCAGGATGTTCCCGTCCGGGATTCCTTTGTAGGTCCATTCAACGTTTCCGTGTGGGTCGAAGCTGGCAAGCGTCCCACGTTGAACTCCAATCACGCGATGACGGGGTGAGGAGACTTCCGCCGCATTCGCTGCTTGAATAAGCAGAATAGCAAAGAGAACGATATATTTCATTTGGGGAAATGTAGGGGCGGATAAATGGTCACCTTGGGTTAAATTATTAAATAAATCGAGTCCCGTATCTCATTACTCGTCAAACCGAAATCACTGACTTGCCTTTTTACCTGGTCCATCAAACCTTGTGCTTTAAAATTATGAGCGTAATTGAGCAATTTTCGAAACTGGAAGCCGGGATGCCTGTATTTCTGGGAGGAGACAAATGGGTGCGTGTGGACGAAACCTTGGCCGCTGCTTTTCAGCCCGGTGACTCTTTGGCCGTATCTTCTCAAACGAGTCAGTTATTGCATATACCTGCAGCGGAGCAAAAAATTGCCTCCCAAGCTGTGACAAACGCCATAAATGCGTTTGAAAAAATGGAAGCAGTTTCCGACGAGCAGATCGCCCAATTTTTTGCTAACTTCGCAGAAGCATTGGCGGATGAATCCACCTGGTCAAAAATTCAAGAGATCAATGCAGCGGATGTAGCCAATGCCAAGGCTCGTGGAAGATCTACTACCCGTCTTGAAGCGAACGACAAGTTGCGCGATGGAATGATTGCAGGATTGCGCGGTTGGATGGATGCTGCATCTCGTCGAGGGCAAATTCTTGAAACGGTACAGCATGACGGTTTTCGTGTGGAACTGGTAGGTGCGGCTTTAGGCGTGGTAGCCTTTGTATTCGAAGGTCGACCCAATGTGCTGGCCGATGCTTGCGGAGTATTGCGTGGCGGAAATACGGTCGTTTTTCGAATTGGGAGTGATGCGTTGCAAACCGCCAAGGCGATTATGGACCTGGCTTTGAATCCTGCGCTCGAAAAAGCGGGACTTCCTCTGGGAGCAGCGTCTTTGGTTGAGAGTACCTCCCATGCTGCTGGTTGGGCAATGTTTTCGGATGATCGACTGGCTCTCGCTGTTGCTCGAGGTTCTGGGCAGGCTGTTGATACCTTGGGTAGCTTGGCGCGACGTGCGGGAGTAGCGACCAGTTTACATGGAACGGGTGGAGCTTGGATTGTCGCTTCAGAGCAGGCCGATCTGGAAAAATTTGGAGAAGCAGTCTACGACTCTCTGGACCGGAAAGTGTGTAACACCTTAAACACTTGTTGTATTCAGCGCAGCCGCGCAGATGAGTTGGTGCCCGTCTTTCTTGAAAGTATGGAAAGAGCAGGCCAGCGAAGAAATCATAATTTTAAACTCCATGTGGTGGAAGGGGATGAATCTAATGTGCCTGCCGCCTTATTTGAGAATCAAGTTTCTATTGGCCGGACCGAAGGCTTGAATGAAGAACAGCAAGCGGAGTCCATTGCTCGCGATCAGTTAGGACATGAATGGGAGTGGGAAGATTCGCCTGAGGTTACGTTGGTCATTGTTGATTCCATGGATGAAGCGGTATCTTTATTCAATGAATACAGCCCACAGCTAGTCGGATCACTCGTCAGCGAAAGCGCCGAAGAGCACAAACGTTTTTACTCCAGTTTAAATGCCCCCTTCATCGGAAATGATTTTACGCGATGGGTGGATGGGCAATACGCACTTAAGAAACCCGAGCTCGGATTATCCAACTGGGAGAATGGACGTCTCTTTGGCCGGGGATCTATTTTGAGTGGAGATAGTGTCTATACCGTTCGGACACGGTATGTACGCGAGTAGATTAGATTCCAGGTATTTGATATCTCCTGACAGGCCCTCAGTTTTTATAGAGATTTTCAATAAACTGCCAATGAAATGTTTCGTCCGGAATTGTGTTTTCTTGTAATTTGGAAGAGTAAGTATCTGACAGGATGAAATCCTCATCGCTGGCTTTTCCCGCTATCAGTTCCAGTTCGTAATTATCGCCCAGACGACTTGTTGGTGCGAATATCACCAGACGGTAGTTATCGCCGGGGATAGGGATGAAATGAAAGTATTTGTCGTCGCAGCGGGCGGTTGCAGTATGGACGGTTTCCTGGGTTGTCATATTGTAGACGCCGTAGGCTGGGTAGTAAGTGTCATA
This portion of the Verrucomicrobiota bacterium genome encodes:
- a CDS encoding PQQ-binding-like beta-propeller repeat protein, with the protein product MKYIVLFAILLIQAANAAEVSSPRHRVIGVQRGTLASFDPHGNVEWTYKGIPDGNILTQDSWTNIIELNQSGNIVWSYDTAKMNGNEGKEIEVHAALRLSNGLTMIAECGSGRIIEVDKQGRIKQEIKLKLDKPDFHRDTRRVHKLDNGNYLVAHEGDGKVREYTPKGKVIWTYELSMQGKPPRGGHGPEAWGNKINNAIRLRNGNTLIATGDQHSVIEVNPAGEIVWSIMPGDLPNMVFAMTKQLEELPKGNFIIGNTYGTEDYPQLLEVTRDKKVVWTFKDFDYLGDYTSAICTLGNLSDVNR
- a CDS encoding alpha/beta hydrolase-fold protein, which encodes MKSKYVAQIFLSLFSTLNLFAQEEPSWWKGFESFQWINEAPEQMHPTLIHMTFHSKANHADVGFYMRLPRGYDAPENRGKRYPVIYFLHGGRPGSEVKSKGGFNNMMGFLKSEDYPAAFMIGVNGGKLSHYEFHEYKGVSAFMELIEHLDKTYPTIADRSGRVIMGSSQGGRGTSRYIFSHPELFGTAVAMASGHQYEKVIDENNGVESEYLTIPDGENNAFNIARV
- a CDS encoding SpoIIE family protein phosphatase, which translates into the protein MDTHNLLLSELKAIGLATLNVDLEEEVGPVSLTAAQLKSALKAAYEAGANNDNPKSMMQDQQFDSSQLFWRLMESLPDHVYFKDLQSRFVCINRALAEFFGLDSPEDAVGMSDFDMFQERFAQVKFDGEQEIIHSGEGWNFREERDLQSDGSEKWVITTKLPLKDVSGTIIGTFGLSRDITESKYVELELDRQRLLLQTIVQILPCRVFVRDRDQRFLMVNEEYRKGLGIQENEALIGKTVTELRPGPKAEALEASDRKIVETGSPIYNQIDYDQSLMADKRWILSSKVPLLSADGEVEGIVGMTLDISEQKEAEEKARQANARLQEQNKQFESELLVARQLQEALMSTGFDDEGMFLASGDKWSMEASYIYSPSHHLAGDFFYIIPIADDKIGILVCDVLGHGVRASLVTMLIRGLLLEIPTSLSNPARVLSHLNKKIIPLAESKDFPRFVTAVYTVFNLKKGVISIANAGHPEPLWYVRDENGNHFEGCPVREMGPALGMFADEKYMSTRHKLDQMTELLFYTDGLTEQKQCDGEDWGVENLVKTVERVKDLPLNEQLKQVTEEVHSVCESEHFDDDVCLVAVRIEPAQQNRS
- a CDS encoding alpha/beta hydrolase, yielding MKFTTLSLFLTMLTMAGSVVANIKTETYTYKTVGDLEIKADVHREDDEVIRPVLVWIHGGAIINGGRQSVSKPVLETFLGAGYAIVSIDYRLAPETKLPHIIEDLEDAFKWLRKDGPRLFHVDTSKIAVAGGSAGGCLTLTSGFRVDPPPTVLVSFYGYGDLIGDWYSTPSPHARHNREKISWGEVADIPHGPVVANSEDREGNGGRFYQYSRQQGLWPKLVSGWDPHTEPEKFYPFMAVKNVTSNYPPTLLIHGTNDTDVPYEQSVMMAEQFRQHSVDHKLISIQNAEHGLKDGDPEEIARAYAAVLPFVDKYMK
- a CDS encoding DMT family transporter encodes the protein MSQGVLKTFTCTALALIAFAANSVLCRMALGAEAIDASGFTIVRLASGALTLFLILQFQRNDYQSLTSKGSWWGASMLFLYAITFSFAYIRLETGTGALILFGWTQITIIFVSLVSGSRLHPTEWVGVVVSFFGFVYLVLPNIASPSLPGFILMTLAGVAWGLYTLNGRGSKNPLQDTGYNFIRTLPMILVVGLLSLQLLSFTAQGILLACLSGGIASGVGYTIWYTALRGLSPTQAGVVQLLVPVIAALGGVVFISEIITSRLLIASILILGGILTVVLGRKVVASKTQ
- a CDS encoding Gfo/Idh/MocA family oxidoreductase, translated to MKRRTFIKTSALAASAFYIGSSRAYAASEDIRVAVIGLNGKGKSGIEDVFRTDGARLVTICDVDTEVMAKRAAEIEEKHGVKVQQVQDYRKVLDDPNIDAITITTPNHWHSLMAIQGCQAGKDVYCEKPVCHNIWEGRRIIEAQKKYGRIVQSGLQNRSDDGLVEAFPEIMAGNFGKIQLVRGLCYKNRTGIGKRSTPLVPGKNVDYDLWLGPAKDEPIYRDNLHYDWHWSWNTGNGDIGNQGPHEFDLIRWVLGDPDHPSEVTSFGGRWGWQDAGQTPNMQIASLKFDDVPVLFEVRDLYINPETPAATSYKGHRIGIIVTCEGGEFRGGRGGGSIYDADNKKVKTWKGDAGFDHYPNFIRAVNSRKQDSLRCPIETGYRSSVLPHMCNISYRAGEEVAAKRVETFASKDDTLQETYERFNKHLGDWKVNFNSEKWTMGRKLRFDANKEMFKGNNDLAKAANSMIKDNYRSKFSVPAVV
- a CDS encoding DUF3016 domain-containing protein; this encodes MKRILLLGILIFISQTLSAEVILNFGDPEEFKDFEYAQTRRTISTEFFSKEIIRELQRSLEKSFSEGAVLTLDFQDIDLAGHFEPWQPTPLDDVRIFKDRYPPSAQFSYRLVDKNGVVLAEGNKELRYLGFQDGGSRRTGATDTFYYERRMLERWIRSELKKEVEGDY
- a CDS encoding SMP-30/gluconolactonase/LRE family protein; this translates as MKKLLPLLVALCSISALSAQDTLNFSTIGEVKRMDPRFDKLVPKGAKIEVLSSGFFWSEGPAWDRENDRLLFSDVHRNRIIQWKEGVGQSIFMEPSGYTGVVPHPGGKGSNGLTYDNDGNLLICEHGDRRISMLTKGGGKRTVVDNYQGKRLNSPNDLCVASNGDIYFTDPAYGLPKGWDDPMKELDFSGVYLLRKSGELVLLVSNLRAPNGVCLSPDEKTLYIGNANIEWMGYMAYPVREDGTVGTGRKLYDATADGKKQKGGPDGMRVDTHGNLWATGPGGVYVFSPEGDVLGKIETGERIGNCTFGEDGSVLYMTSDMYLCRIQTSVAGSGF